One genomic segment of uncultured Desulfobacter sp. includes these proteins:
- a CDS encoding cytidylate kinase family protein, with protein MSVITFFGRAYTGKAQLAQKAADVVGCNVLDDQDIINTAARMYNLKKSSIENSIFKDPPFADRYTPAKAKCIAAVKSVLADEIKQGPVVINGFIGKLIPSELGLHILVTAPRDFRQREVQRKTDNNVGTDTKKQLDRSDEAFLRWSLYLRSAESRRPMDCDGVVNVTTTGQTDLIELISNAALNKKEDMTPQEFALAADVSRLMAKKGHPVSVAAQHDQVDLVVHKPVLMFSRYGKKLASLVQSVKGVNKVNTRTGRLFYQTDILPGYNYFKTPTPALIKKQYEQLYARVTERRPAVMNRATADARLVAAHA; from the coding sequence ATGAGTGTCATCACATTTTTTGGAAGAGCGTACACAGGCAAAGCGCAACTGGCACAAAAGGCAGCAGACGTAGTGGGTTGTAACGTATTAGACGATCAGGACATTATTAATACGGCAGCCAGGATGTACAATTTGAAAAAAAGCAGCATTGAAAACAGTATCTTTAAAGATCCGCCTTTTGCAGATCGGTATACCCCGGCTAAAGCCAAGTGCATTGCAGCAGTAAAATCTGTTCTGGCTGACGAAATCAAACAGGGGCCTGTTGTTATCAATGGCTTTATCGGTAAGTTGATTCCTTCTGAACTGGGGCTTCACATTTTGGTCACAGCACCAAGGGATTTCAGACAACGGGAGGTACAGCGCAAAACAGACAATAACGTCGGCACTGACACCAAAAAGCAATTAGATCGCAGCGACGAAGCGTTTTTACGCTGGTCCCTTTACTTGCGTTCAGCTGAAAGCCGCAGGCCGATGGATTGCGACGGCGTTGTGAATGTGACCACCACCGGGCAGACCGATTTGATTGAGCTGATTTCCAATGCAGCACTAAATAAAAAAGAAGATATGACCCCCCAAGAGTTTGCCCTGGCCGCAGACGTCTCACGTCTTATGGCGAAAAAGGGCCATCCTGTCTCCGTGGCAGCACAGCATGACCAGGTGGATCTTGTTGTCCACAAACCAGTACTGATGTTTTCCAGGTACGGCAAAAAACTGGCAAGTCTTGTCCAATCCGTTAAGGGGGTAAACAAGGTCAATACCCGGACCGGCAGGCTGTTTTACCAAACAGATATCCTTCCGGGCTACAATTATTTCAAAACCCCGACCCCGGCACTCATTAAAAAGCAGTATGAACAGCTATACGCAAGGGTGACGGAACGCCGCCCGGCCGTCATGAACCGTGCAACGGCAGATGCCCGCCTTGTTGCCGCCCATGCCTGA